The proteins below come from a single Camelus bactrianus isolate YW-2024 breed Bactrian camel chromosome 2, ASM4877302v1, whole genome shotgun sequence genomic window:
- the LOC141574980 gene encoding uncharacterized protein LOC141574980 yields the protein MGVRNEIYYYGQRKGCRGEFLPGRKGMRSRGLQGWWVFAYSSGLQFQLIDKRNSGIPSDGNHLRFQQPQGATGGPPRRGHGPRCSLHTEIFPSRRLGTPRQPAPPEAGLRAPTPSAAPAPTWTTAERPEKSGLGPEAGRVGGSGRSPRHSPRDSDLRVGPRFHRRRPSVTSAPAAAAAAAGSQSQTLASLRSRRRRRRQRSRTPTAAASSARPRARSQFQILLLAPGNCQVQLPQQPRQCSSQPPLANRRRRRRRQGSDCLRQPWTRPAPPRPAAPPSRSKPRPRPAARPFFGRRLRPSSPPPPRRPVAARAWACAAAWDPLLALRGDLSRGGEGGGGCVLTSPSSRESLPPPTPSPLGPEPFFVFQAGGTRWLLGRYPLLGGTVELGELPLATPLTLLLQKATPQSSGSPFSL from the exons ATGGGGGTGAGGAATGAAATCTACTACTATGGCCAGAGAAAAGGCTGCCGGGGAGAATTCCTTCCAGGCAGGAAAGGGATGAGGAGCAGagggctgcagggctggtggGTGTTTGCCTACAGTTCCGGCCTCCAGTTTCAGCTGATAGACAAAAGGAACTCCGGGATTCCCAGCGACGGGAACCACCTTCGGTTTcagcagccccaaggagccacagGGGGGCCACCTCGGAGAGGCCACGGACCGAGGTGCAGCCTCCACACTGAGATCTTCCCTTCCAGAAGGCTGGGAACGCCTCGACAGCCCGCCCCGCCCGAGGCTGGG CTCCGCGCCCCCACCCCGAGCGCCGCTCCCGCCCCCACCTGGACCACGGCGGAACGACCGGAGAAGTCGGGTCTGGGGCCCGAGGCTGGAAGGGTGGGTGGGTCAGGTCGGAGCCCCAGACACAGCCCCCGAGATTCCGACCTGAGGGTGGGGCCTCGCTTCCACCGCCGCCGCCCCTCGGTTACCTCggccccggccgccgccgccgccgctgcgggCTCTCAGTCTCAGACACTTGCTTCGCTGagaagccgccgccgccgccgccgccagcgctCCCGAACTCCAACTGCAGCCGCCTCCTCCGCCCGGCCCAGAGCACGCTCCCAGTTCCAGATCCTCCTCTTGGCCCCCGGCAACTGCCAGGTCCAGCTGCCCCAGCAGCCTCGGCAGTGCTCCTCCCAACCCCCACTGGccaaccgccgccgccgccgccgccgtcagGGCAGTGACTGTCTCAGGCAGCCCTGGACACGGCCggctccgccccgccccgcggccccgccctcccggtccaagccccgcccccgcccggctgCTCGGCCTTTCTTCGGCCGCCGGCtccgcccctcctcccctcccccaccgcgcCGTCCCGTCGCCGCCCGTGCCTGGGCGTGTGCGGCCGCCTGGGACCCGCTGCTTGCGCTGCGGGGAGACCTTTCTAGGGGCGGAGAAGGGGGCGGGGGCTGCGTTCTCACGTCCCCGAGCTCACGCGAGTcgctgcccccacccaccccgtcaCCACTCGGCCCCGAGCCTTTCTTTGTCTTCCAGGCCGGAGGGACTCGCTGGCTTTTGGGGCGTTATCCGCTGCTAGGAGGGACAGTTGAGCTGGGAGAGTTGCCCCTTGCCACTCCCTTAACCCTCTTGCTCCAGAAGGCCACTCCTCAGTCATCCGGGTCCCCTTTCAGTCTGTGA